Part of the Eshraghiella crossota genome is shown below.
TCAGGTCGCGAGCCGGGAAAGGAAAGCCCGGTGCAAGCAGAGGTTATCGGTGGGAGGCAAACCCCCCACGTAAGAGAAGACTGCGATGCGGAGCGAAGAAAAGTAGCGAAGAGCGATGAGAATGTGTCGAGAAAAGCCGCTATTGTTTATAAGGTACCCGTACCGTAAACCGACACAGGTGGATGAGGAGAGAATCCTAAGGCCGGCGGGAGAAGCATTGTTAAGGAACTCGGCAAAATGACCCCGTAACTTCGGGAGAAGGGGTGCCCACGAAAGTGGGCCGCAGAGAATAGGCTCAAGCAACTGTTTAGCAAAAACACAGGTCTATGCAAAACCGTAAGGTGAGGTATATGGGCTGACGCCTGCCCGGTGCTGGAAGGTTAAGAGGAGAGGTTAACGAAAGTGAAGCTTTGAATTTAAGCCCCAGTAAACGGCGGCCGTAACTATAACGGTCCTAAGGTAGCGAAATTCCTTGTCGGGTAAGTTCCGACCCGCACGAAAGGCGTAATGATTTGAGCACTGTCTCGACAATGCACCCGGTGAAATTGAAGTACCAGTGAAGATGCTGGTTACCTGCGCCAGGACGGAAAGACCCCATGGAGCTTTACTCTAGTTTGGTACTGGGGTCCGGTATTGCATGTACAGGATAGGTGGGAGACTGAGAAGTGTGAACGCCAGTTTGCACGGAGTCATTGTTGGGATACCACCCCTGCAGTATTGGGCTTCTAACAGGTAGCCGTAAACCGGCTAATGGACAATGCCAGGCGGGGAGTTTGACTGGGGCGGTCGCCTCCGAAAGGGTATCGGAGGCGCTCAAAGGTTCCCTCAGAATGGTTGGAAACCATTCGAAGAGTGCAAAGGCAGAAGGGAGCTTGACTGCGAGACTGACGGGTCGAGCAGGTACGAAAGTAGGACTTAGTGATCCGGTGGCATAAAGTGGGATTGCCATCGCTCAACGGATAAAAGCTACCCTGGGGATAACAGGCTAATCACTCCCAAGAGTTCACATCGACGGAGTGGTTTGGCACCTCGATGTCGGCTCATCGCATCCTGGGGCTGTAGCAGGTCCCAAGGGTTGGGCTGTTCGCCCATTAAAGCGGTACGCGAGCTGGGTTCAGAACGTCGTGAGACAGTTCGGTCCCTATCCGGCGTGGGCGGAGGATATTTGAGAGGAGCTGTCCTTAGTACGAGAGGACCGGGATGGACGAACCTCTGGTGTATCGGTTGGATTGCCAAATCCATGGCCGAGTAGCCAAGTTTGGAAGGGATAAACGCTGAAGGCATCTAAGCGTGAAGCCCCCCTCAAGATGAGATATCCCTGCATATGCAGTAAGACCCCTTGAAGACTACGAGGTAGATAGGTCAGAGGTGGAAGTGCAGTAATGCATGTAGCTGACTGATACTAATAGGTCGAGGGCTTGACCAAGACGGCTTATAGAGGTTGTTGGAAATGTTAAGATATTTCGGAAAAGTTTTTAGTATGTGGTTTTGAAGGAACAATAGATGTATGGCCTGGTGGCTCAGCTGGTTAGAGCGCCGCCCTGTCACGGCGGAGGTCGTGGGTTCGAACCCCATCCGGGTCGTTATAATTTTGGGATCTTAGCTCAGCTGGGAGAGCATCTGCCTTACAAGCAGAGGGTCACAGGTTCGAGCCCTGTAGGTCCCATTAAAATATGCCGACATGGCTCAATTGGCAGAGCAGCTGATTTGTAATCAGCAGGTTATCGGTTCGATTCCGATTGTCGGCTCTATGGATGGATTCCCGAGCGGCCAAAGGGGGCAGACTGTAAATCTGTTGCGGAATGCTTCGGTGGTTCGAATCCACCTCCATCCATTAATTTTCCAGCTTTGTGGCTTTTAGATATTGACGCGGGGTAGAGCAGTCTGGAAGCTCGTCGGGCTCATAACCCGGAGGTCGCAGGTTCAAATCCTGTCCCCGCTATTTACAATTTAATTTGTTATGCCCAGATAGCTCAGTCGGTAGAGCAGGGGACTGAAAATCCCCGTGTCACTGGTTCGATTCCGGTTCTGGGCACTGTTTAAAATTACTGTAGTAATGCAGTAATTTTTTTTATTGCATATAATAAGTATATAATGATAACATAGGGGGAGAGGTGAATTGCATGAAAGATTTTTCTAATGAAGAATGGGGACTTGTACTAAATGGAGGAGGAGGTAAAGGTTCATATCAGATAGGCGTTTTCAAGGCACTTTTTGAACATCATATTAATGATTGTATAATTGCTGTTTCGGGAACCAGTAGTGGGGCACTTAATTCGGTTTTGTTCGCTAATGGCGACCTTAATGTGGCTGTTAATGCTTGGCAGGATATTACTCCAAAGTCTTTTTTACAGGTATCTCCGGAAATGGTGGATTTTAAAGAGGGCCTGGTACCCAGAGACGGGTTACTGGATATTTTTAAAAGATATATTGATTTTGATGTAATTCGTATGAGCGACAAGACTATTTATGCAACCGTTACCGATTTTGGACCTGTGGACAGTGGCAGTGGAACAGCGAAATATTACAGATTAAATTACAAGCCTGCGAATGAGATTAAAGATATTTTACTTGCATCTTCGGCACTGCCTATTATTTATGAACCGATAGTTATTAACGGAAATATATGCAGGGATGGTGGATTGACGGACAATATGCCGATTGAGCCTTTGTATATAGAAGGAATAAGACATTTTATAGTAGTTGGATTATCAGAGAATACGGAGATTAATAAGACGAAATATCCTGATGCTGAGTTTTTACTGATTAATCCGAGATACGATATAGGTAATTTTATAGATGGAACACTGGATTTTACGTCAAAAGGTGCAAGAAAAAGGATGGAGCTGGGTTATATTGACGCAATAAGGCAGCTTGAATTTTATGGTCAGGATATGTCATCCTCTGAAGTAAAGTTTCAATATGACCAGGCAGTTCAAAGAGAATATAACAGATTTTTTGTCGAAGAAAAAAAGAGAGATTTAGAAGATATGGTCAATACGGATATGGATAAATTGAATGGCATATTGAACTTATATATGGGTGATTAGATGGGAGAACTGATAGATAAATTAATGAATTATGAAAAGGAAGGAATTTATCCCTTTCATATGCCCGGTCATAAAAGAAATATTGATGTATGTTTTAATCCATATAAATATGACATAACAGAGATAACAGGATTTGATGATTTACATAAGGCTGAGGATGTTTTGTTAAGGCTGACTGAAAGAATTTCAAAAATATATTCTGCAGATAAATCATATATACTGAATAATGGAAGCACCTCAGGGATAATGACGGCAATTTCTGCCATTGCGGGATATAATGACACAGTGCTTGTGGCGAGAAATTGTCATAAATCGGTATATAACACACTTATACTCAGGGGAATTAATCCGGAGTATATTTATCCACAGGTAGACAAGAATACGGGGATAAATCTTGCAATAAATGCTTCAGATGTTGAAAAAGCATTAGAACTAAACAACAAAATTAAAGCGGTAATAATAACGTCGCCCACTTATGAAGGTATTGTTTCAGATATTGAAGAAATTTCCAAGGTGGTACACAAGAGAAACATTCCATTAATTGTTGACTGTGCCCATGGGGCACATTTTGGCTTTAGTGATTTTTTTCCTGAAAATCCGGTCAGGCTGGGTGCTGATATGGTTATAATGAGTCTCCATAAAACATTGCCTGCATTTACCCAGACTGCGGTAATGTGCGTTAAATCAGGGTTTGTTGATATTGATGAAATTGACAGATATTACCATATATATCTGAGCAGTAGTCCATCTTATATTCTGATGGCATCTGTGGAATACTGTATGGATTATCTGAATGATAATATATTTTTAAAATATAAGGACAAACTGATAAGTTTTTACGAAAAGTGTAAATTAGAAAAACTTCATTTTTATCCTACAGAAGATATGGGTAAAATTGTAATATCAACATGGGACTGTGATATAAACGGAATACAGTTAAAAGAAATTTTGAGAGATAAATACCGGCTGGAAATGGAAATGGCTTCACTTGAGTATGTTATAGCAATGACAAGTGTGTGTGATACCGTAGATGGATTTAACCGTCTGGCGGATGCTTTGATGGAGATTGATTCCTTATGCAATAAAAAGCAAAAGCAGGAGTTTACTGTTCCTGAAAGGGCCGGGACAGGGATTACATTATATGAAGCTGTTTCCTCTGTTAAGAGAAAAATAAAATATAATGATGCAGAAGGAAAAATAAGCGGAGACTTTATTTTTGCATACCCGCCCGGAATACCGGTTATTACGCCGGGTGAGATTTTTAATAAAAAAATAATAGAGTGTATTGACCGGTATGTGGAATCCGGAGCTAATATGTATGGCATTGATTTACATAAAATGGTTAGTATATGTACAGAAGAAGGATAGAAAATGGCTAAATTGTTTGTTATTATGGGTAAGAGTTCAACGGGAAAAGATACTGTTTACAAAGAACTTTTAAAAAGTGGAAGTCTGAAACCTATTGTGATGTATACCACCCGTCCTATGCGGGAAGGTGAGACTGATGGAAAAGAATATTTTTTTACCTCGGATAAAGATGTGGAAGCTTATCAGGCGGAAAATAAAATAATAGAAATGAGAAGCTACAACACCATACAGGGACTATGGCGTTACTATACTCTGGATGATGGACAGATTGATAGAAATTCAGATGACAAATATGTAATTATTGCAACACTTCAGGCATATGAAGTTTATCTTGCATACTATGGAAGTGATATAGTTATACCGATATATATTGAGGTAGATGATAAGGCAAGGATTCACAGGGCAATAGAAAGAGAGGACAGGCAGCATCGTCCGGATTATGTGGAAATGTGCAGAAGGTTTCTGGCAGATGAACAAGATTTCTCAGAAACCAGAATTAAAAACGCAGGAGTCGGTAAGCGGTACGTTAATGCCATCCTTTCAGATTGTGTAAATGAAATTTTGCTTGATATAGATAAAATAAACTAATTATGGTATAATGATTTTTATTATAGGAGGCATAATATGGAGATAAAAGTAAATGATATATCTGCTACAACACAGGTAGAACAGAACACAACAGCAAAAGCCTCTGACAGCTCGTTTAAGTTTATGCTTGTAAGCAATATTCAGGAAAAAGATCTGCAGAATAAATTAAGTTCACTTATGGAAGAGATAGACAAGCAGGGTGAACGAATATCAAAGCATATGGATATTTCCGATATGAAGAGATACAGGGGACTGGTTAAGGAATTTATGAATGAAGTGGTGAACAGATCTCATGAATTTTCCAGGGAGAATTTTCTGGACAGACGTGGAAGACACAGGGTTTACGGAATAGTGAGGCTTGTGGACAAGAATTTGGATGAGCTTGCACAGGAACTTGTAAGTGATGAGAAAGACAATCTTGATATACTTAACAGGGTTGGTGAGATAAAGGGGTTGCTTTTGGATTTAGTAGTTTAGAAAGGGTTAATATATGTCAGAATACAGCAAAATAATAGGACACGAAAATATAATAAGTCAGCTTATATCAGCAGTGAGTATGTCTAAAATTAATCATGCGTACATTTTTAACGGTCCGGATGGCTCAGGCAAGAATATGTTGGCAAAAGCTTTTGCACAGGCTCTTTTGTGCGAAAAGCAGGGACCTGAGGGATGTGGAGAGTGTCATTTTTGCAAACAAACAGAATCGGGAAGTAATCCTGATTTAATATATATAAGACATAGCAAAGAAAATATTATAAGTGTTGATGATATTAGGGAATCCCTTGTTCAGGACATACAGATAAAGCCATACAACGGTTTGTATAAAGTTTACATAATTGATGAGGCAGAGAAACTGACGGTTCAGGCTCAGAATGCATTGCTAAAGACAATAGAAGAACCACCGGAATACAGTGTTATCATTTTTCTGACTAATAATGCTGATATTTTTTTACAGACAATTTTATCAAGATGTATAGTTTTTAATTTGAAACCGTTGAGAGATGATGTGATAACAGATTACCTTATTAAGACTTACAAAATAGCTGATTATGAGGCAAAAGTATGTTCCTCATTTGCACAGGGAATATTAGGGAAAGCAATAAGGCTTTTTGAATCGGAAGATTTTAACGGAGTAAAAGAAGCAGCGGTACGGCTTGTAAAAAATATATATTCTTATGAGATATATGACCTGATTGAAGAAGTCAAAATGATATCGCAGAATAAAGTTAATATTAATGATTTTATAGATATACTTGAGATGTGGTACAGGGATGTAATTCTTTTTAAAGTAACAAAGGATCCTAATAATCTGATTTTTAAGGATGAAATCAATTATATCCGTAAATCAGCGAGTAAAAGTTCGTATGAAGGACTTGAAAATATCATAAACGGATGTGAAATTGCAAAATCCCGTATCAAAGCAAATGTTAACTTTGATTTGGCGATTGAGCTTATGTTATTGAATATTAAGGAGAACTAGAATGATAAAAGTTATTGGTGTCAGATTCCGACAGGCAGGAAAAGTATATTACTTTGACCCTCTTGATATGGACATAAAAAGAGGTGACCATGTTATCGTTGAGACAGCGAGAGGTGTTGAGTACGGCAACGTTGTAATGGGGCTTAAAGAAGTTGAAGAAGATAAAGTCGTATTACCATTGAAACCGGTTATCCGCGTTGCAACAAAGGAAGACGATAAGAAAGAACAGGAGAACCGCGTCAAAGAGAAAGAAGCATATAAGATATGCCATGAAAAGATAAGAAAACATGGACTTGGTATGAAATTAATAGATGCCGAGTATACCTTTGATAATAATAAAGTGCTTTTTTATTTTACTGCGGATGGAAGAATTGATTTCAGGGATCTTGTAAAAGACCTTGCATCTGTTTTTAAAACAAGAATTGAACTCAGGCAAATCGGTGTAAGAGATGAGACAAAGATTCTCGGTGGTCTTGGAATATGCGGAAGAGCATTGTGTTGTCATTCATATTTGTCAGAATTTGCACCGGTTTCGATAAAAATGGCAAAAGAACAGAATTTGTCATTAAATCCTAGCAAAATATCAGGTGTATGTGGCAGACTTATGTGCTGTCTGAAAAATGAAGAGGAGACATACGAATATCTTAACAGCAGACTTCCACAGATGGGAGATAAGGTAACCACAGTTGACGGATTTATCGGAGAGGTCACCAATATCAATGTATTAAGACAGCTGGTTAAAGTTAAAATATCACTTGAAAATGATGAAAAAGATATTAAAGAGTATAAAGTTTCAGAGATAAAATTTAAACCAAAAAGAAGACGTAACAACATAAATGATGAGTTATCAGATAAAGAAATCAGAGAACTTGAGGAACTTGAACGTAGGGAAGGAAAATCTAAGTTAGATGACAATTAATTTAAAAGAAGATGAAAGACTTGATGACCTTCAAAGAAACGGATATAAACTGATTCAGAATACAAAAATATTTTGTTTCGGTATAGACGCTGTGCTTTTATGTTCATTTACAAAAGTAAATGAAGGAGATAAAGTTCTTGATTTATGTACGGGAAACGGAGTTATTCCAATTCTTTTAAAGGGAAGGACCAAAGGAAGCCGGTTTTCAGGCCTTGAAATTCAGGATATTAATGTTGATATGGCAAAAAGAAGTGTTGAATATAACGGTATCGGCGAATTTGTTGATATTGTTAAAGGAGATGTAAAAGAAGCTTCAGGTATTTTTGGTGAAGCTTCTTTTGATGTTGTGACCTGCAATCCGCCATATATGAATGAGAATCATGGACTTAAAAATCCTGACAGCCATAAGGCAATCGCCAGACATGAAATCTTATGTACGTTGGAAGATGTAGTAAGAGAGGGCGCTAAAGTACTAAAACCCGGCGGAAGATTTAATATGGTACACAGACCACAGCGACTGACTGAAATAATTGGTATAATGGAAAAATATAAATTACAGCCCAAAAGAATAAGATTTGTGCATCCGTTTATTGAAAAAGAAGCTAATCTTGTACTTATTGAGGGCGTCAGAGGAGGCAGACCTATGATAAAGGTTGAGCCGCCTGTTATTGTATATGAAAGTGCCGGAAAATACACTGATGAAATAGCATCATTATATACCGGGTAGTCAGATTATCAGAGGAAAAAGATATGGATGAATTCCAAAAAGGAAAATTATATTTGTGTGCGACGCCGATAGGCAATCTTGAAGATATGCCTGTCAGGGCAATAAGGTTAATGAAGGAAGCCGACGTAATTGCTGCCGAAGATACGAGAAACAGCATTAAGTTAATTAACCATTTTCAGATTGATACGCCGATGACCAGCTATCATGAATTTAATAAATATGACAAAGCCAGAGCACTTGTTGACAGGATGTTAAAAGGTGAAACGGTTGCACTTATTACCGATGCTGGTACACCGGGGATTTCTGACCCCGGAGAGGAACTTGTAAAACAATGTGTAGAAGCAGATATCGAGGTTATATCGGTGCCGGGACCTGCAGCATGTATAAATGCACTTATTATATCGGGACTTTCTACAAGAAGGTTTTGTTTTGAAGCCTTTCTGCCTTCAGATAAAAAAGAGAGAAATGAAGTTCTTAATGAGCTGGCAGCAGAAATAAGAACCATGATAATTTATGAAGCACCCCACAGGCTTGTTAAAACATTAACAGAACTTATGAATATCCTGGGACAGGACAGAAAAATTGCCGTATGTAAAGAATTAACCAAAAAACATGAGACGGTATTCAGGACGGTTATTTCTGAAGCGGTGGATTATTACACGGTAAATGAACCAAAAGGTGAATATGTACTTGTAATAGAGGGACTGGACAGAGAAGTAATTAAAAAAGAAAAACAGGCTGAATGGGAAAAAATGACAGTTGAAGAACACCTTGATTATTATAGAAAACAGGGTATTGATAATAAAGAAGCAATGAAAATGGTTGCAAAGGACAGAGGGGTATCAAAAAGAGATATCTACAATCTGACAATGAAATAAATAAAATTTTTATTAAGATTTTTAATAAAAAATAAATTACGCCAAAAGGGTTGACATAAGGATTCTTTTGGCGTTTAATATGTCTTACATTCGGAAACGCGGAATCCCGCAGGACTTAATTAGTCTTTAGTATCGATACATTTCGGATTAAATTCACATTTATAACTTAATAGAAAGAGGTGTCATATATTGGCTGAGACCAATGATATTTCTGTAGATGCGCTGGAGGAAATTGTCCGTACCGGTGGAGACGAACTTGTAACAGGCTTTGTAAGGTTTAAGAAAGTACATAAGTGCAAGGGTTATAAGGACGCCGGTCATAAGGCAGCCGTCAGATTTTCCAAAATAACGGGTGGACGAATTTTAGAAAATAATAAATATGCCGCCGTTATCAGGTTCAGATGGATTATTCTGTTGATTTTATTTGCTCTTGTAGCACTGTTGTTTGGAATATGGAGGATAACGGGACATGCAGAGGAAAAAGATGCAGAGAAAATAGTTCCCGCTACAATTGATGTGCTGCCTTCTGTAGACAACAGAGGAGATTTTATTCCTGACACAATGGACGTACCGGGTTTTTCTGATATTACCCTTACGGATGAGTACAAGAATATTATTTTATATAATCCGTCATCAAATTACTGTATGCTTAAATATACGATTATTTCTGATGGTATATGCCTTTATGAATCCGGGTATCTGCATCCGGGAGATGTAGTGGAGGCTGATATTTTTAACAGACTTGTTAAGGGTATATACAGCGTGGAGATAATAACTACAGGATATACGGAGGAAGCAAAGGAGCTTAACTCCGTCAGACAAAATATTAATATAACAAGAAATTAGGAGGAAAAAAATGGGCAAAAAAATAATAATGATTCTGCTGTCGGCAGTATTTATATTTACGATGAGTGAGCAGGTAAGGGCAGCAGAAATTAGTACCAATGGAGGAAGCGTAAGCGTTCCTGTAAGGTATACTGTGGACAATACTGCATTTACCATAACGATACCAACGGTTATATGGGCAGGAACATCTGAAACAGAGTTTGAGATTACAGCAGGTAATATTAACTTAAGGCCTGATGAAGAGATACAGGTTTTTATAAAAGAAGGATGCGACGAGCAAAGTAAAATAAAACTGCTAAGGCAGGGAGACACACAGAATGTTTCGGTTCTTGAAACAAGTGTAAAGGTAAATGAAACAAGCCTTTCCGACAATAATTACAGAGTCGGCAGATTTGTGGACAAGTCCGGAACTGTGAATCTTGACGGTAAGGTTACACTTAGTCCCCTTAATATAGACAAGGATACTAAGGCAGGAGACTATCTGGCAACCGTTGTTTTTGAAGTAAAGTTAGGTTCTTATGAAAAGTAATAATATCAAAAAGTTAATTTTATGTATTATTGCAGCAATACTGATACCCTTAAGGGTATCGGGGGCTGCATACTGGCAGGGTAATAATGTTTTTAACCCTGATGAAGGTACGCTATGGGGCGTTACAAAGGATGAGATAGTAAAAGTAACGGATTATAAAAGGGTATACAGTTTTGATGATATTAATTCTTATTCCGCGTATATTACAAATAATCCGGGTTTTCTTGGAAACAGTATCGAGAATAGTTTTTTCTGGTTTACGAAGTCAAGGCTTGCTTATGTAAAATTATTTAAGGTCAAACCGGGACAAAAGGTATCATTTCTTTTTAACCGTTCAATATATCTTTATTGTGCTGAATTTGATACGGATTTCAGGCTTGTCAAGGATGGAAATTGGGGAACCAACGGAACTGTTTACGAGATGAGTGATGATACATCATGGATAATGGTAGTGTTCAGGCAGGTGAACGGAGATTTAAGCGAGGGCTCGGGAAATGATACGTTCATAAGCGGTGATGATATCCTGGCCTATGATAAGCGATATATTATTTTTGAACCGTTTAAGTACACTTTGGATATGAATGGAGGTGTGTATATGGATTCCACAGCGGCAGTTACAATGAACAGACTGGGTGTTGAACAGATTACATTACCGACGCCGGAAAGAACCGGGTATATATTTAAAGGATGGAAAAGTCCAAACGGAAAGCTGTATAATGGAACCCTGACTAATGTTTTTGATGAAGAATTATTTAAAGATACAACACTTACGGCAGATTGGGAAGAAATTGAAGCAGAAAGTATTTCAATAGACAGGGAATATGCTATTCTGGAGCAGAACAGCGGTAATACAGTTAATCTTAAAGCGACGGTATATCCCGACAATGCGGTTAATAAAAATGTTATTTTTACCAGTAGTGATGAAAGTATAGCTAAAGTTGACGCGGATGGTAAGGTTACCGCAGGAAAGACCGGTGTTGCAGAAATAACGGCAAGAACAGCAAACGGAATGACTGCAAAATGCAGAATTTATGTAATGGGCTTTGAAATATCGCTACCGTCAGTATGTAATGTCAATCAGGTATATGAAGTTGACATTAATATATACAATAACGGCAGCAGTGATATGGAAGGCAGGAAAAGGGTAATTGTTGATTGCGATGAAACGGTGGAACTGGTAAGAGTCGGTGATATTTCAACAAAATGCCTGGCAGTAGCAGAAAAAACGGCTGAATATAACGGAGAATTTGTATTAAAGAATAATGAATTTTTTGCAGATACTACGGATTCTGAGAAGGTATATTACAGATTATCAGAAAAGGAGGCAATAAAAAAAGCAGGCGACTATGAAGGGAATGTAACCTTCACAGTCAGCGTGCTGTAAAATTAAGCAAATAATAATGCAAGTGAGATAACAATCTGAACGATTGCAAATCTGAAAACAACCTGTGTGTCAGACCAGCCTTTATTCTTACGCATGTGGTCGTGAATAGGTGTACGGGTATTTTTTAGTATTTTAATCTTAAAGAATCTGAGTAAAAATACTTTAAAAAGACCAAGACCTCCATCAACAATAAGAACTAAAGCAGCCGGAATGTAAAGTAAAGGACTTCCTGTTTTTAAAACCGCAAGTGCAAGGAAGAATCCGATAGCTCTTGAACCGGCATCTCCCATTAACAACCGGCTTGGTGATGCATTGAACCAGAGATAACCCAGCAGACATACTGCAAACAGGAGAATCATGTGTTTAATGGTTGAATCAATGCCGACAGGTGAGGCGGCACTCTTAATCTGGCATATACCATATATTGTAAGCATCGATATAATTGAAAGTGTGCCGCATAATCCGTCAACACCATCGGAACAGTTGGTTACATTAATACTCATCCAAATCAGAACAACGGCGAGAATACCGAATAATACGGGTGGTACCGTTACTCCTGCAT
Proteins encoded:
- a CDS encoding patatin-like phospholipase family protein gives rise to the protein MKDFSNEEWGLVLNGGGGKGSYQIGVFKALFEHHINDCIIAVSGTSSGALNSVLFANGDLNVAVNAWQDITPKSFLQVSPEMVDFKEGLVPRDGLLDIFKRYIDFDVIRMSDKTIYATVTDFGPVDSGSGTAKYYRLNYKPANEIKDILLASSALPIIYEPIVINGNICRDGGLTDNMPIEPLYIEGIRHFIVVGLSENTEINKTKYPDAEFLLINPRYDIGNFIDGTLDFTSKGARKRMELGYIDAIRQLEFYGQDMSSSEVKFQYDQAVQREYNRFFVEEKKRDLEDMVNTDMDKLNGILNLYMGD
- a CDS encoding aminotransferase class I/II-fold pyridoxal phosphate-dependent enzyme; its protein translation is MGELIDKLMNYEKEGIYPFHMPGHKRNIDVCFNPYKYDITEITGFDDLHKAEDVLLRLTERISKIYSADKSYILNNGSTSGIMTAISAIAGYNDTVLVARNCHKSVYNTLILRGINPEYIYPQVDKNTGINLAINASDVEKALELNNKIKAVIITSPTYEGIVSDIEEISKVVHKRNIPLIVDCAHGAHFGFSDFFPENPVRLGADMVIMSLHKTLPAFTQTAVMCVKSGFVDIDEIDRYYHIYLSSSPSYILMASVEYCMDYLNDNIFLKYKDKLISFYEKCKLEKLHFYPTEDMGKIVISTWDCDINGIQLKEILRDKYRLEMEMASLEYVIAMTSVCDTVDGFNRLADALMEIDSLCNKKQKQEFTVPERAGTGITLYEAVSSVKRKIKYNDAEGKISGDFIFAYPPGIPVITPGEIFNKKIIECIDRYVESGANMYGIDLHKMVSICTEEG
- a CDS encoding guanylate kinase; the encoded protein is MAKLFVIMGKSSTGKDTVYKELLKSGSLKPIVMYTTRPMREGETDGKEYFFTSDKDVEAYQAENKIIEMRSYNTIQGLWRYYTLDDGQIDRNSDDKYVIIATLQAYEVYLAYYGSDIVIPIYIEVDDKARIHRAIEREDRQHRPDYVEMCRRFLADEQDFSETRIKNAGVGKRYVNAILSDCVNEILLDIDKIN
- a CDS encoding YaaR family protein; this translates as MEIKVNDISATTQVEQNTTAKASDSSFKFMLVSNIQEKDLQNKLSSLMEEIDKQGERISKHMDISDMKRYRGLVKEFMNEVVNRSHEFSRENFLDRRGRHRVYGIVRLVDKNLDELAQELVSDEKDNLDILNRVGEIKGLLLDLVV
- a CDS encoding ATP-binding protein, whose amino-acid sequence is MSEYSKIIGHENIISQLISAVSMSKINHAYIFNGPDGSGKNMLAKAFAQALLCEKQGPEGCGECHFCKQTESGSNPDLIYIRHSKENIISVDDIRESLVQDIQIKPYNGLYKVYIIDEAEKLTVQAQNALLKTIEEPPEYSVIIFLTNNADIFLQTILSRCIVFNLKPLRDDVITDYLIKTYKIADYEAKVCSSFAQGILGKAIRLFESEDFNGVKEAAVRLVKNIYSYEIYDLIEEVKMISQNKVNINDFIDILEMWYRDVILFKVTKDPNNLIFKDEINYIRKSASKSSYEGLENIINGCEIAKSRIKANVNFDLAIELMLLNIKEN
- a CDS encoding PSP1 domain-containing protein, with protein sequence MIKVIGVRFRQAGKVYYFDPLDMDIKRGDHVIVETARGVEYGNVVMGLKEVEEDKVVLPLKPVIRVATKEDDKKEQENRVKEKEAYKICHEKIRKHGLGMKLIDAEYTFDNNKVLFYFTADGRIDFRDLVKDLASVFKTRIELRQIGVRDETKILGGLGICGRALCCHSYLSEFAPVSIKMAKEQNLSLNPSKISGVCGRLMCCLKNEEETYEYLNSRLPQMGDKVTTVDGFIGEVTNINVLRQLVKVKISLENDEKDIKEYKVSEIKFKPKRRRNNINDELSDKEIRELEELERREGKSKLDDN
- a CDS encoding tRNA1(Val) (adenine(37)-N6)-methyltransferase, whose translation is MTINLKEDERLDDLQRNGYKLIQNTKIFCFGIDAVLLCSFTKVNEGDKVLDLCTGNGVIPILLKGRTKGSRFSGLEIQDINVDMAKRSVEYNGIGEFVDIVKGDVKEASGIFGEASFDVVTCNPPYMNENHGLKNPDSHKAIARHEILCTLEDVVREGAKVLKPGGRFNMVHRPQRLTEIIGIMEKYKLQPKRIRFVHPFIEKEANLVLIEGVRGGRPMIKVEPPVIVYESAGKYTDEIASLYTG
- the rsmI gene encoding 16S rRNA (cytidine(1402)-2'-O)-methyltransferase, producing the protein MDEFQKGKLYLCATPIGNLEDMPVRAIRLMKEADVIAAEDTRNSIKLINHFQIDTPMTSYHEFNKYDKARALVDRMLKGETVALITDAGTPGISDPGEELVKQCVEADIEVISVPGPAACINALIISGLSTRRFCFEAFLPSDKKERNEVLNELAAEIRTMIIYEAPHRLVKTLTELMNILGQDRKIAVCKELTKKHETVFRTVISEAVDYYTVNEPKGEYVLVIEGLDREVIKKEKQAEWEKMTVEEHLDYYRKQGIDNKEAMKMVAKDRGVSKRDIYNLTMK
- a CDS encoding Ig-like domain-containing protein encodes the protein MKSNNIKKLILCIIAAILIPLRVSGAAYWQGNNVFNPDEGTLWGVTKDEIVKVTDYKRVYSFDDINSYSAYITNNPGFLGNSIENSFFWFTKSRLAYVKLFKVKPGQKVSFLFNRSIYLYCAEFDTDFRLVKDGNWGTNGTVYEMSDDTSWIMVVFRQVNGDLSEGSGNDTFISGDDILAYDKRYIIFEPFKYTLDMNGGVYMDSTAAVTMNRLGVEQITLPTPERTGYIFKGWKSPNGKLYNGTLTNVFDEELFKDTTLTADWEEIEAESISIDREYAILEQNSGNTVNLKATVYPDNAVNKNVIFTSSDESIAKVDADGKVTAGKTGVAEITARTANGMTAKCRIYVMGFEISLPSVCNVNQVYEVDINIYNNGSSDMEGRKRVIVDCDETVELVRVGDISTKCLAVAEKTAEYNGEFVLKNNEFFADTTDSEKVYYRLSEKEAIKKAGDYEGNVTFTVSVL